One Bacillota bacterium DNA segment encodes these proteins:
- a CDS encoding HD domain-containing protein, with translation MSPRALSENLDPRGSQQLDVVTDSLDTRGTRLADVVKGPLSEQNARRANIIAGFLIAILFVAVYMLVRWAGGMWFAWGQLFYVPIMFAAMRHGPLAALISAIIAGLLAGPAMPQNAAIAQAQSTANWVYRMALFAIVALTASLLAHKLQRQKSNLDVQDRLIKARAAALSRSIEQTMRALVACIEPHFDAPGDHHSLRVARLSAKIGEAMGIRPEKIPDLWWGGFVHDIGKVGIPQRLLQQGASLTPEEKSIVRRHPVIGRDLLRAIPAIDEIRAAVEFHHERWDGAGHPDGRKGRQIPMAARIVAVADTYDHAMNEDGVDDKHVVDIISSQSGSAFDPQVVSALKRIKILDHVDWAGELASSRIDEISPGRIKETSPGRNGRKSPSQIDEMSSSLTRRVMEFVEREAEDAGQMGHDDVPDPGHQFTIAQVAFRLMAVLAGLAFSTWVIFITGGTAHAWGHIFYIPIIAAALWFGPSGGTISGALAGIFQGPWMPLDVPAGIMQPAESWIFRTMFFATMGGILGSLYYAIHCESGRILSGMTRYSILSGYLENLTETVLRTMARTIESVDQYTRHHSELVSEYAVRAGKRMGLSVDQLAVLKWAGIVHDLGKVGIAEHILAKPGPLTLDERDHMRTHVDLSRRIIEQVDILAPALPAVWSHHERFDGSGYPRGLRGDNIPIEGRILAVADVYEALTSDRPYRRAWSRAKALQYLEMNAGTLFDPDVVRAFIEEFGASSERSA, from the coding sequence ATGTCCCCCAGGGCATTGTCCGAAAACCTCGACCCACGGGGTAGCCAGCAGCTCGATGTCGTTACAGACTCCCTTGACACACGAGGTACCCGATTGGCCGATGTTGTTAAAGGCCCTCTTAGCGAACAGAATGCCCGACGGGCCAATATCATCGCAGGCTTCCTTATCGCGATCCTCTTTGTAGCAGTCTACATGCTGGTGCGCTGGGCGGGCGGAATGTGGTTCGCCTGGGGACAGTTGTTTTATGTGCCGATAATGTTCGCGGCGATGAGACACGGTCCGCTGGCGGCCCTCATCTCGGCCATCATAGCCGGGCTTCTCGCCGGACCTGCTATGCCTCAAAATGCGGCAATCGCGCAAGCCCAGTCCACGGCAAACTGGGTATACCGTATGGCCCTCTTTGCCATTGTAGCCCTCACTGCAAGCCTTCTCGCTCATAAGCTCCAACGACAGAAATCAAACCTTGATGTCCAGGACCGGCTCATCAAGGCAAGGGCGGCAGCTCTCAGCCGGTCGATAGAACAAACCATGAGAGCCCTAGTGGCATGCATCGAACCACATTTCGATGCACCGGGCGATCATCATTCTTTGCGGGTGGCAAGACTGTCTGCAAAGATAGGCGAAGCCATGGGCATCCGTCCGGAGAAGATCCCGGACCTGTGGTGGGGCGGATTTGTGCACGATATAGGCAAGGTAGGAATTCCCCAGCGCCTGCTGCAACAGGGGGCATCTCTCACGCCTGAGGAAAAGAGTATTGTGAGGAGACACCCGGTAATCGGCCGGGATCTTTTGCGGGCAATTCCCGCGATCGATGAAATCCGGGCGGCCGTAGAATTTCACCATGAGCGCTGGGATGGGGCAGGCCACCCTGATGGCCGGAAAGGACGCCAGATCCCTATGGCGGCTCGGATCGTCGCGGTAGCAGATACATACGATCATGCGATGAATGAGGACGGCGTGGATGATAAGCATGTGGTGGACATCATCAGCAGCCAGTCTGGATCGGCCTTTGATCCGCAGGTCGTTTCAGCTCTGAAACGCATCAAGATCCTAGACCATGTCGACTGGGCCGGTGAATTAGCATCCAGCCGGATCGATGAGATATCGCCAGGTCGAATCAAGGAAACCTCACCAGGCCGGAACGGTAGAAAATCACCCAGCCAGATCGATGAAATGTCATCCAGTCTGACGCGCCGCGTCATGGAATTCGTCGAGCGCGAGGCAGAAGATGCTGGCCAAATGGGGCATGATGATGTTCCGGACCCTGGCCACCAATTTACAATCGCGCAAGTGGCGTTTCGCCTTATGGCGGTGCTCGCAGGTCTGGCTTTTTCCACCTGGGTCATTTTCATTACAGGTGGCACAGCTCATGCTTGGGGCCACATCTTCTATATCCCGATAATTGCTGCAGCCCTGTGGTTCGGGCCGTCCGGGGGCACGATCTCTGGAGCTCTGGCGGGCATATTTCAGGGACCATGGATGCCTCTGGATGTACCGGCCGGCATTATGCAGCCGGCTGAGAGCTGGATATTCAGAACCATGTTCTTCGCAACGATGGGAGGTATACTCGGAAGCCTGTATTACGCGATCCATTGTGAGAGCGGAAGGATTTTATCAGGAATGACCAGGTATAGCATACTCTCCGGGTACCTCGAAAACCTTACCGAGACCGTTCTCCGGACAATGGCGCGCACAATCGAATCCGTCGACCAGTATACGCGTCACCATTCTGAGCTTGTATCCGAATATGCGGTGCGGGCTGGCAAACGCATGGGACTAAGCGTCGATCAATTGGCCGTCCTGAAATGGGCAGGCATAGTCCATGACCTGGGCAAGGTGGGGATTGCGGAGCATATACTGGCAAAGCCGGGTCCTCTCACCCTTGACGAAAGGGACCACATGAGAACCCACGTAGACCTGTCACGCCGGATTATCGAACAGGTTGATATACTGGCACCCGCCCTGCCCGCGGTTTGGTCCCATCACGAACGTTTCGACGGCAGCGGCTATCCCCGGGGATTGCGGGGTGACAACATTCCCATCGAAGGGCGCATCCTCGCCGTCGCTGATGTATATGAAGCCCTCACGTCCGACCGTCCCTATAGGCGCGCCTGGTCCCGCGCAAAAGCGCTCCAATATTTAGAAATGAATGCCGGTACTCTATTCGATCCCGATGTCGTACGAGCTTTTATTGAAGAATTCGGCGCGTCCTCTGAAAGAAGTGCCTGA
- a CDS encoding helix-turn-helix transcriptional regulator: MRIINNIRKYRLQKNLSQLELVDRINSCLAFGEKRTSKFRLQMYETGRAVPSRPELEAMARVLGYRPEALYEGYPSLTVDWKDNWRPEPRIVRPGIVRRWGKCGI; this comes from the coding sequence TTGAGGATCATAAACAACATCAGGAAATACCGGCTTCAGAAGAACCTTTCCCAGCTTGAACTGGTGGACCGGATAAACTCCTGCCTTGCATTCGGGGAAAAGCGGACCTCGAAATTCAGGTTGCAAATGTATGAGACTGGAAGGGCGGTCCCCTCCAGGCCGGAATTGGAGGCCATGGCCCGTGTCCTGGGGTATAGGCCAGAAGCCTTATATGAAGGGTATCCATCCCTTACCGTTGACTGGAAAGACAACTGGAGGCCGGAACCAAGGATTGTGAGGCCAGGGATCGTAAGGAGGTGGGGAAAATGCGGGATATGA
- a CDS encoding alpha/beta hydrolase, with amino-acid sequence MNTNTDKEARREQLYGLLGDLPERQREISAWKVGEEEREGYILEKLMLDLNGIEPVPAYFVRPKRPEGEEGRIPLPAILYNHAHGGNYVLGKDELLNGRDALKKPPYAEVLTQMGYSALCIDCWLFGERRGRSESELFKEMLWKGQVLWGMMVYDSLRAIDYLISRPDVDGSRIGTMGLSMGSTMAWWVAALDTRIKICIDICCMTDFQALIESRGLDEHGIYYYVPRLLKYFTTADINSLIAPRPHLSLAGNCDKLTPPVGLDRVDARLREVYAAEGAPEAWKMVRYDTGHFETAAMRAEIVSFLKRWL; translated from the coding sequence ATGAATACAAATACTGATAAAGAGGCTCGAAGAGAACAGCTTTATGGGCTGCTGGGGGATTTGCCGGAGCGCCAAAGAGAGATATCAGCGTGGAAGGTGGGGGAAGAGGAACGCGAGGGTTACATTTTGGAAAAGTTGATGCTAGACCTGAATGGAATTGAGCCTGTCCCTGCATATTTCGTGCGGCCCAAACGTCCCGAAGGAGAAGAAGGGCGGATTCCGCTCCCAGCTATCCTCTATAACCATGCTCATGGTGGCAATTATGTTCTTGGGAAGGATGAACTTCTAAACGGGCGTGACGCGCTCAAGAAGCCGCCCTATGCCGAGGTGCTCACTCAAATGGGCTATTCGGCCCTTTGCATCGACTGCTGGCTTTTCGGGGAAAGGCGGGGCCGTTCGGAATCCGAGCTTTTCAAGGAAATGCTCTGGAAAGGGCAGGTCCTGTGGGGAATGATGGTGTATGACAGCCTGCGTGCTATAGATTACCTGATATCGCGGCCTGATGTGGATGGCAGCCGGATCGGGACAATGGGGCTATCCATGGGGAGCACCATGGCGTGGTGGGTGGCGGCTCTGGACACGCGCATCAAGATCTGCATCGATATCTGCTGCATGACAGACTTCCAGGCGCTTATTGAATCGCGGGGGCTCGACGAACACGGAATCTATTATTATGTGCCAAGGTTATTGAAATACTTCACTACCGCGGACATCAACTCCCTTATCGCGCCGAGGCCTCACCTTAGTTTGGCAGGGAATTGCGATAAGCTTACACCTCCAGTCGGGCTGGACAGGGTGGATGCCAGGCTCAGGGAAGTTTATGCGGCAGAAGGCGCTCCTGAGGCATGGAAGATGGTGCGCTATGATACAGGGCATTTCGAGACCGCGGCTATGAGAGCGGAGATAGTTTCGTTTTTGAAAAGATGGTTATAA
- a CDS encoding helix-turn-helix transcriptional regulator, with protein MMTIKELRLRLGVPQRVIAAALQVDTATVSRWERGTRISRHFIPALAKVLQVDPKELEPFIYRRKLG; from the coding sequence ATGATGACGATTAAGGAATTACGGCTCAGACTTGGCGTGCCACAGCGTGTTATCGCTGCGGCTTTACAGGTGGACACGGCGACCGTATCTCGCTGGGAGAGAGGGACTCGGATTTCCAGGCATTTTATCCCAGCTCTTGCTAAGGTTTTACAGGTGGACCCGAAGGAGCTGGAACCATTTATCTATCGTAGAAAGCTGGGATAA
- a CDS encoding SDR family NAD(P)-dependent oxidoreductase, protein MLHACGGAIVKASSVDRKRAFPWDPVYAAAKHGVLGLTKSAANHNHRQVKVELIAK, encoded by the coding sequence ATGCTTCATGCATGTGGAGGTGCCATCGTCAAGGCATCGTCGGTGGACCGCAAACGGGCGTTTCCATGGGATCCGGTGTACGCGGCGGCCAAACATGGTGTTCTCGGCCTTACGAAGTCGGCAGCGAATCATAACCATCGGCAGGTGAAAGTAGAATTAATAGCGAAATAG
- a CDS encoding bifunctional nuclease family protein produces MLEMNVLSVVTDLSGNYSVLLADADQKIVLPIGIGPFEAQAIAYPLQGETPPRPLTHDLMMTLCETLGGKIEKIVITDIKESVFYSEIYMQHDGKSLVLDARPSDAIALAVRCKCPIYMSPKLVEFTYKYEDIISQSQ; encoded by the coding sequence TTGTTAGAGATGAATGTCCTAAGCGTGGTAACGGATCTTAGCGGGAATTATTCGGTACTGCTGGCGGATGCCGATCAGAAGATCGTCCTGCCCATCGGGATCGGCCCTTTTGAGGCCCAGGCCATAGCTTATCCTTTGCAGGGCGAAACACCCCCGCGTCCATTAACCCATGATTTGATGATGACTTTGTGCGAGACTCTCGGTGGGAAAATCGAAAAGATCGTGATAACGGACATCAAAGAGAGCGTCTTTTACTCAGAGATCTATATGCAGCACGATGGCAAATCACTCGTGCTGGATGCCAGGCCAAGCGATGCTATAGCATTGGCCGTAAGGTGCAAATGCCCGATTTATATGTCACCGAAGCTAGTTGAATTCACATATAAGTATGAGGACATTATTTCACAGAGCCAGTAG
- a CDS encoding tyrosine-type recombinase/integrase has translation MAKLFRIHKKLPDTWKDALQDFLSWKQAQGVASRTIKDYKDHVSRFFTACPDAYDPANLRQRVMEYMSQEIMPATFNLRREYLKAFFSWCVREGIFPENPLSDIPKKKDPGKIRHLPEEVLQSLLKLPDKKTFAGLRDYALMVLTLSTGIRPCEALSLLPPDFNLRSRFVTVQRQVAKTREERVLPILPVVVEAIRDLLDARHPAWPDSVPVFCTYSGKRMTTLEWGDRLERYGKILGINVTPYMLRHSFAINTLKAGANAFVVQGMLGHTDMTMTKRYVRLLESDLREAIEKANPLNVILPQANRVRKVRR, from the coding sequence ATGGCCAAACTCTTTCGTATCCACAAGAAACTTCCAGACACCTGGAAGGACGCACTTCAAGACTTCCTCTCCTGGAAGCAAGCACAAGGAGTAGCTTCAAGAACGATCAAAGACTACAAAGACCATGTATCCCGCTTCTTCACCGCCTGTCCTGATGCCTATGACCCAGCTAACCTGCGGCAAAGAGTCATGGAATACATGTCGCAGGAAATCATGCCTGCAACCTTCAACCTTCGCAGGGAATACCTCAAAGCATTCTTCTCCTGGTGCGTCAGGGAAGGCATATTCCCGGAAAATCCTCTCTCCGACATACCCAAGAAGAAGGACCCCGGCAAGATACGTCACCTTCCAGAAGAGGTCCTGCAAAGCCTTTTGAAATTGCCTGACAAGAAGACATTCGCGGGACTCCGGGACTACGCTTTGATGGTCCTTACGCTATCCACAGGAATCAGACCATGCGAAGCATTGTCCCTTCTCCCCCCGGATTTCAACCTCCGCAGTCGCTTTGTCACAGTCCAAAGACAGGTTGCGAAGACGAGGGAGGAGAGGGTCCTGCCTATCCTCCCAGTTGTGGTGGAGGCCATACGCGATCTCCTTGACGCAAGACACCCCGCCTGGCCGGACTCCGTCCCTGTATTCTGCACATACTCCGGCAAACGAATGACAACCCTTGAATGGGGAGACAGACTGGAGCGGTACGGGAAGATTCTCGGGATCAATGTCACCCCCTACATGCTCAGACATAGCTTCGCGATCAATACGCTGAAAGCAGGGGCTAATGCTTTTGTGGTGCAGGGGATGCTGGGACATACAGACATGACCATGACAAAGCGATATGTCCGCCTCCTCGAATCCGATCTCAGGGAAGCGATAGAGAAAGCCAACCCTCTGAATGTGATCCTGCCACAGGCTAACAGGGTCCGCAAGGTCCGCAGGTAG
- a CDS encoding DUF2284 domain-containing protein produces the protein MAVEEHSPKVETLCRLALKLGAKDARHVDPSSVITGEWVRLKCQYGCDGYGQCLTCPPYSPTPSTTRRVLDGYKTTILVHLPSDWRRLREIISSLEREAFLMGFHKAFAMGSGPCHLCGSCPRSYPCVHPDEARPSMEACGIDVYTTARNAGFTIEVATSRNSPTSYFGLLLVE, from the coding sequence ATGGCTGTGGAGGAGCATAGCCCGAAGGTTGAAACGTTATGCCGTCTTGCTCTGAAATTGGGGGCGAAGGATGCGCGCCATGTGGATCCATCATCAGTCATCACAGGTGAATGGGTGCGCCTAAAGTGCCAGTATGGATGCGACGGGTATGGTCAGTGCCTGACGTGTCCCCCTTATTCGCCAACACCTTCGACAACGAGAAGGGTCCTTGATGGATACAAGACGACCATATTGGTGCATCTGCCGAGTGATTGGAGGCGACTTCGAGAGATCATTTCCTCGCTGGAGCGAGAGGCATTTCTTATGGGATTCCATAAGGCTTTCGCTATGGGATCTGGACCATGTCATTTATGCGGCTCATGTCCAAGGAGCTATCCATGTGTACATCCTGACGAGGCCAGGCCGTCAATGGAGGCGTGTGGCATAGACGTCTACACCACCGCTCGAAATGCAGGCTTCACCATTGAGGTTGCGACATCACGAAACTCTCCTACCAGTTATTTCGGCCTTCTGCTTGTAGAGTAA
- a CDS encoding DUF89 family protein, translating into MKSKPECFPCSLRQMIITARKVTNDNAQIKAILDEAGRTFSALSLDQAPAEITWECFKIATRLLGINDPYKEEKYNYDLAAMRLLPRLRKALDDTDNRLRVAIGLAIAANMIDLGIVTEPNLDDLVERAMTTVLAIDDSDELIRDLNSSGSLLYIGDNAGEIGFDMLLIEELKKLTNIEVRFAVKGGPVMNDATIEDAMLVGLSEVADVITTGSNYLGVSCEKCSPAFVHALKTAGVVIAKGHANFETMPDCNDRTYHLLTVKCEPVAKELGVRILDSVLWRRM; encoded by the coding sequence ATGAAGAGTAAACCTGAATGCTTTCCATGTAGTCTAAGGCAAATGATAATCACAGCAAGAAAAGTAACTAACGACAACGCGCAGATTAAGGCGATCCTGGATGAAGCAGGGAGAACCTTTTCTGCTCTTTCCTTGGACCAGGCTCCAGCCGAGATCACCTGGGAATGCTTCAAAATAGCAACACGGTTGCTCGGAATAAACGACCCTTATAAAGAAGAGAAATACAATTACGACCTTGCCGCCATGAGGCTTCTCCCCAGGTTAAGAAAAGCATTAGACGATACTGATAATAGGCTGAGAGTTGCCATTGGGCTGGCAATTGCCGCTAATATGATAGATCTTGGTATTGTAACAGAGCCAAACCTCGATGATCTTGTGGAGAGGGCCATGACGACTGTTCTGGCTATTGATGATTCAGATGAGCTGATAAGGGACCTCAATAGTTCCGGCTCTTTGCTCTACATCGGGGATAATGCTGGAGAAATAGGTTTCGATATGCTTTTAATTGAAGAGCTCAAGAAACTAACGAATATCGAGGTACGATTTGCTGTAAAGGGCGGCCCTGTGATGAATGATGCGACCATCGAAGATGCTATGCTTGTTGGCTTGAGCGAAGTGGCAGATGTCATCACGACGGGTTCAAACTATCTCGGAGTTTCATGCGAGAAATGTTCCCCGGCATTCGTTCACGCTCTAAAGACAGCCGGAGTCGTGATAGCCAAAGGACATGCTAATTTCGAGACGATGCCGGATTGCAACGATAGAACTTACCACCTATTAACTGTAAAATGTGAGCCTGTTGCGAAGGAATTGGGCGTTAGGATCCTGGATTCGGTTCTCTGGAGAAGGATGTGA
- a CDS encoding AAA family ATPase: MSNHILSQILERLKLVKGPNDSGFYQALCPYHDDHRQSLSLNEAGFTCFGCGQRGNLQKLAIKLGIPTEQERKILTIYDYLDKNGKLVYQVVRYAPKNFLQRRPDPSGKGWIWNLQGVDPIPYRLPELIASPKDSWIFIPEGEKDCDNLAKFGLVATTNSGGAGKWRQEFAKYFAGRKVVILPDNDEPGRKHAEAVARSLYGTASDVRIVNLPDLPEKGDISDWLAAGGTKEELLRLVQESSEWRPHGERTAIEVMTAQELLNMQIPEPVEIVPGILVEGVTVFAGKPKLGKSWAALGIAIAVATGGYAFGCIQVKQRGVLYLALEDSKRRLQDRVRILLKNAPPPPNLYISRVWPRLDQEGDMELDKFLTDHPEVKLVIIDIFERIRERKTNDRGKTLYNLDYASVAKLKAVTDKHGASLLLVHHTNRGEHDDPIDMLSGSSGIAGAADSVLVLKRTRGKADAELFVVGRDIEERTLALRADPHVGGWVLLGDAEEYKISRERQAVIEALKANGEPMSPKQIALALGQPYENVKMLLSRMVKNGEIKALDRGKYTVVKEGYFGYHVTSVTSVTTVTSEKGNQKVTEGNTPPLLPF, translated from the coding sequence ATGTCCAACCACATTTTATCCCAGATTCTGGAAAGACTCAAATTAGTAAAGGGACCCAATGATTCCGGTTTCTACCAGGCACTGTGTCCTTATCATGACGATCACAGGCAGTCTCTCTCTTTGAATGAAGCGGGATTCACCTGCTTTGGCTGCGGTCAGCGTGGTAACCTCCAGAAACTGGCGATCAAGCTAGGTATTCCCACAGAACAAGAGCGGAAGATTTTGACAATATACGATTATCTGGATAAAAATGGCAAACTCGTATATCAAGTGGTGAGGTATGCTCCCAAGAATTTCCTCCAGCGTAGACCTGACCCCTCTGGAAAAGGTTGGATCTGGAATCTGCAGGGGGTAGACCCAATTCCTTATAGGTTGCCAGAACTTATCGCTTCCCCAAAAGATAGCTGGATATTTATCCCAGAAGGAGAAAAGGACTGTGATAATCTAGCAAAATTTGGTCTTGTAGCCACTACCAATTCTGGGGGGGCTGGGAAGTGGAGACAGGAATTCGCGAAATACTTCGCGGGTAGAAAGGTAGTCATTCTTCCCGACAATGACGAACCTGGCCGCAAACACGCTGAAGCTGTCGCAAGGAGTCTGTATGGGACTGCATCTGATGTGCGAATCGTGAATCTGCCTGACCTGCCAGAAAAGGGGGACATCTCAGATTGGCTAGCGGCAGGTGGTACAAAAGAAGAATTGTTGCGGTTGGTGCAGGAGTCCTCGGAGTGGCGACCCCATGGGGAGCGAACTGCTATCGAAGTTATGACCGCACAAGAACTTCTGAATATGCAGATTCCTGAACCCGTCGAAATAGTCCCTGGAATCCTCGTCGAAGGGGTTACTGTATTTGCAGGCAAACCCAAACTTGGAAAAAGTTGGGCGGCTCTCGGCATCGCCATAGCAGTCGCGACAGGAGGATACGCGTTCGGTTGTATTCAGGTGAAACAACGGGGGGTTCTTTATCTGGCCCTAGAGGATTCCAAGCGGCGATTGCAGGATCGAGTTAGGATACTATTGAAAAACGCCCCTCCTCCTCCCAATTTGTATATATCCAGAGTATGGCCCAGGCTGGATCAAGAAGGGGATATGGAGCTAGATAAGTTCTTAACCGATCATCCAGAAGTCAAATTGGTCATTATTGACATTTTTGAGCGAATTAGGGAAAGAAAAACGAACGATCGAGGGAAGACGCTCTACAATCTTGATTACGCTTCAGTCGCCAAATTGAAAGCTGTTACCGATAAGCACGGAGCTTCTCTCTTGCTTGTGCATCACACAAACAGGGGGGAACATGACGACCCTATCGATATGCTGTCTGGTTCTAGTGGGATTGCGGGTGCAGCAGACTCTGTTCTCGTGCTAAAACGAACACGCGGGAAAGCCGATGCTGAACTCTTTGTCGTTGGTCGCGATATTGAGGAACGAACCCTGGCTCTCAGGGCGGACCCTCACGTAGGTGGGTGGGTGCTGTTGGGTGATGCGGAAGAATACAAGATAAGCCGGGAGCGACAAGCAGTTATCGAGGCCCTAAAAGCTAATGGAGAGCCTATGTCCCCAAAGCAGATAGCTCTAGCGTTAGGACAACCCTATGAAAACGTGAAAATGCTTCTTTCCCGTATGGTAAAAAATGGGGAAATCAAGGCTTTAGATAGGGGGAAATACACAGTAGTAAAAGAGGGTTACTTCGGTTACCATGTTACTTCTGTTACTTCGGTTACCACGGTTACTTCTGAGAAAGGTAACCAGAAGGTAACCGAAGGTAACACCCCCCCCCTGTTACCTTTTTGA
- a CDS encoding NAD-dependent deacylase: MEDISNPFQKRGADDSSQGNGYISACRKAAELIRASRFCVALTGAGISTESGIPDFRSPGAGLWSRIDPMDLLSATAFELRPARFYEFIHDLVDTFSRAEPNAAHIALARLEQEGYVKAIITQNIDGLHQKAGARNVLEVHGNARSCTCISCGRGYSMEETLRAVSAGEVPPRCASCNSPLKPDIVLFEDPMPEDFALAQQAALQSDLMIVIGSSLEVAPACYLPSMAGRLIIINLQPTPCDSQADVVIRNKAAETMQIIVRFILEESEGKQ; this comes from the coding sequence ATGGAGGATATTTCCAATCCGTTTCAGAAAAGAGGGGCTGATGATTCATCTCAGGGAAATGGCTATATTTCGGCATGTCGCAAGGCCGCGGAATTGATACGGGCATCCCGCTTCTGTGTGGCGTTGACAGGGGCCGGAATATCTACAGAAAGCGGCATCCCTGACTTCCGCAGCCCTGGCGCCGGCCTCTGGTCAAGAATTGATCCCATGGATTTGCTTTCTGCTACGGCATTCGAACTCAGACCTGCGAGATTCTATGAATTCATCCATGATTTGGTAGACACATTCTCCAGAGCCGAGCCCAATGCTGCCCACATTGCTCTTGCGAGGCTCGAGCAGGAAGGCTATGTAAAGGCAATCATAACCCAGAATATCGACGGGCTCCACCAGAAGGCAGGAGCCCGCAATGTGTTAGAGGTGCATGGCAATGCACGCTCATGTACATGCATTTCGTGCGGGAGAGGGTATTCGATGGAAGAGACACTCCGAGCAGTTTCTGCGGGTGAAGTCCCGCCCAGGTGCGCCTCATGCAATTCTCCGCTGAAACCGGATATCGTACTGTTTGAAGATCCCATGCCAGAAGATTTTGCGCTGGCTCAGCAGGCGGCGCTCCAGAGTGACCTGATGATAGTCATTGGTTCCAGCCTTGAGGTGGCCCCTGCATGCTACTTGCCTTCTATGGCAGGAAGGCTCATCATCATCAATTTGCAGCCAACCCCTTGCGACTCGCAGGCGGATGTTGTGATCAGGAACAAGGCGGCGGAAACCATGCAGATAATAGTCAGATTCATTTTGGAAGAATCGGAGGGGAAGCAATAA